In Streptococcus porcinus, the genomic window GCTCAGCAGCTGCTTGTGGAATATTGGCTTACCTCTTTAATATCCAAGGTACACCGATGAGTGCTGGATTTGGTTTTAGTGGTTTAGTAGGTCCAATTAACCATTTAAATCTTGTAAAGGGCGGTTGGTCAGCAATGAATATTTTGAGTGCTTTATTAGTCTTTATAGGTGGTCCAGTAGCATTTGGTTTTTTATTTAAACACCTCTTTATGAATGTTCTACATCTAGTAAAACCAGAAGACTATAAACTTGATATTTAGTAGTAAATTGGGATGTTAGAGTTCACTCCTTGTCAACTAAATGTAAGCATCCCATTTTTTAGATAGGAGAAAAAATGTCGTTATTAATTGATAAATTATTTGAAGCTCGGCCTGAAATAAAAAATGTTGATAAACCTATTAATCTTGTAGCAATAAAGGCAGCAGATGATGAAGTTTTAGCTTGTATTGAACGTGCAGTCAGAGAAAAAAGAGTTTTTGCTTACTTAATTGATGATCAAGTTACCTTAGAAGAAAAATTAAAAGGGTTTACTATTCCAAAAGATGCTTACGAGATTGTTGCGGTCGGTGATGATCAAGAAGCAGCTTTTAAGGGTGTTGAGCTTGTTCGAAAGGGTAAAGGCGATGCTATCTTAAAGGGACATATTTCAACAGGTAAAGTTTTAAAAGAAGTTGTTAACAAGGAAACAGGTATTCGTAAAGCAGATACTCTGTCACACGTTGCTGTTTTATCAATGCCTACTTTAAATAGATTGATTGCGATAACAGATGGGGGACTTGTTTTACAACCTGAAAAAGACACTGCCAAAACAGTTATTGAAAATGCTGTTGAGGTTATGGCTTCACTTAAGCTTTCTCATCATCTAAAAGTTGCCCTCTTATCAGCAGCTGAGAATCTGATTCCCAAATTGCCTTCCTCAGTATTGGAGTCTGAATTGGCTAAGGACTACAGTAGTAAGACAGATATTACAGTTGAAGGGCCGCTCTCGATTGATTTATCACTCTCACCAGAAAGCGTAAAGGAAAAAAACTATACAGGTAAGATTCAAGGGGATGCTGATATCTTGTTTGCTCCAGACATTGTGACAGGGAATATTATGTCTAAATCTCTAACTCTTTTCGGTGGATCCGAGATGGCAGGTTTAATTATAGGAGCTAAGGTTCCAGTAATTATAACTTCTCGTAGTTCTAGCTTTGAGGAGAAATATGCATCACTTTTATTATCACAAATCATGATGACAAAGGATAGAGAGTAGGGGAAGTTTATGATAAAAATAATTGCTATTAACCCAGGGGCAACATCAACCAAAGTGGCTATGTATGAAGATAAAGAGCTAATTTGGAAAGAAGAAATTACATATACTAGTCAGGAATTAGAAGTTTTCAAGAAAGTATTTGATCAGTTTGAGCTACGCTTGAAAGATATTGAAGCGTTATTGGACAAACATGATGTCATTAAGATTGATGTGGCTGTCGGCCGAGGCGGTTTAATTGGTCCTGTCAAACCGGGGGCAATTCTTGTAAATGATGAACTTATTAACCATTTAGAATACCATCCTGTTTTAGAGCACCCATCAAATATGGGAGCAAAATTAGCGAAAGCCTTGATGGAAAAATATGGAGAGAATAAACCTGCCTATATCTATGACCCAGTAACCGTTGATTCGATGCGAGACGTTTCTCGTATAACAGGACTGAAAGGGGTTGAGAGGACATCAACTGGCCATCATTTAAACATGAGAGCTGTGGCTCGAAAAGTAGCAGAGGATTTAGGAAAATCTTATGATGAGCTTAATCTTGTTATTGCTCATGTTGGAGGAGGTGCCAGTGCAAGTGGACATGAACATGGACAGATTGTTGACTTTATTTCGGACGATGAAATCATGTTTTCAGCAGAACGTTCAGGTGGTATACCAATTAAAGAGATGGTTGAAGTGATTAAAAAGATCGGCCTTGATCAATTTACCTATTTAGTCAGAAAAAAAGCTGGATTACAATCATTATGTAATACAGCTGATTTAAGAGAAGTTGAGAAGAGAATTGAGGAAGGCGATAAAGAGGCTTCACTAGTCTTTGATGCTTTAGCATTAGGGATTGCTAAAACCTTAGCTGCCTTAGCGGTAAGTGTTAGTGGCTCTATTGATATGGTCTGTATAACGGGAGGTATGGCTTATTCAGAAGCTTTATGTCAAAAAGTTGCCGAGAAAACAGCATTTATTGGCCCTTTTAAGGCATATCCTGGTGAATTCGAGCTTGAAGCTTTAGCCTTTGGGGGTCTTCGCGTCGTAAATAAGGAAGAAGACTATCATGTCTTAGAATTTACCGCTGAAAGTTAATGCTTAATAGCATCAATAAATTTACTAATAACATCTGTATTAGTTGACATATTTTTACGATATGCTAATCCTTGTTTATATAAACTATTGACATCATGAATTGGAATCCAAATAAGATTTTCCACAGGGCTGAGATCCTCTAGCTCTCTAGGTAATATAGTAATTGCATCTAGTTTATCCAAGCTATGTAAAAGAATTTCAAAATCATCGTGTGTGAGAATTACCTGATTACTAAAGCCAAATTCTCGACAACGTTTTTTGGTAAATTCACCTAATGCAAAATGATCACTTAGACTAGCAATATTATAACCTTTTAAATCTTTAAATGTAATTTTTTCTTTGTTAGCTAAAGGATGCTCTTTTGGCACAACTAATGATGCTGAATAGGAAGAGTGATTAACAGCAACAGGATCAATAATAATATCATGTTCAATTTGTGGGAAAGATAGGATGCCAATGTCAATTTTTTCTTGAACGAGAAGTTCTTGTAATTTCATGGACCCCTCTTGGATAATTCTTAAATCAATATTAGGATTTTTCCTGATGAAACGAGAAATTTGATCCATATATTGTAACATGGTTAAAAAAGTGACACCTACTCTAATTTCTTGACGTTTAGGCTCATTAGCATTTTGTAAATCAAAGATAAGTTCGTTAAAAGCTTTTACAATTGGCTCGCCACGCTCAACTAAAATCCGGCCTGTATCTGTTAAATTCAATCTGTGATTCTTATAAACGAATAATGGTGTATTAAATTCTTCCTCTATTTTAGAGACAGATTGTTTTAAGGCAGGCTGTGATACAAATAAAATTTTTGATGCATGAGAGTAATTTTGCGTTTTGGCAATTGTCAAAAAATAGGAAAGTTGTCTGATGTCCATAAGTTATCCTTTATTGATATATTTTATATAGTGATTAGTTTATTGTTTGTGTTGAGAGGAGTTATCAGTGAATACCAAAAATTTAAAACATCTTTTTCAAAATTTTGTTGTAAGGCATAAATTACCAAGAGCTATTATTTCACTTCAAAAAGGGAATGGTGAAGACATTGCTCAATTCCAACATGGCGAAATAACTAAAGACAGTCTATTTCTATTGGCTAGTGTTACCAAACTTTGGATAACGACGCTAGTTTTACAACTGATTGATTCTAAAAAATTAGATTATGACAATATTGTAACCGATTTCATACCAAAAGAAAAGCTTATTAATCTTCACCACATCCTAGGCAATGATCAGACTGAATTTATTACTATTAAAGATCTCCTCTTCCAACGAAGTGGCCTAGCTAATATATTTTATGAAGAACCAATTTCACTTAGGAAACGTATTGCTAATGAGGATTTTTCTTACGATTTAGAAGACATGATTACGTGGGTGGGAGAATTGGAGGCTCATTTTGTACCCGGTAGCCAACAAGCCTACTATACAGATATTAATTTTATGCTTTTAGGTGTCATTATTGAATCTATTTATAAGCTTTCTTTAGATGACTGTGTGGATCGTTATATTATGGAGCCCTTAGGATTAAAACATAGTTACATTGTCAGTAGTGAATACGGAAAGATTCCTCCTCTTTTTACAGGAAAAGAATATATAGAAAGACCGAAAATTGTAGCTAGTGGACAAGGGGCTGGAGGGGGTATTTCGACTACAGCAGACTTGATGGTTTTTATCAGAGCATTTATAGAAGGAAAATTATTTAGTAAAAAGCATTGGCAAGACATTCAAGACTATTTCCCTCTTCAGGGAGATTATGCACCTGTTGAATATGGTGGTGGTCACATGAAAATATCAATGGGACAATTTAATAAAGAAAATCGCTTGAGTTTCATAGGGCATTCAGGTATCTCAGGAGCTTTCGCATTTTATTGTCCTCAACTAGATATTTATCTAACTGGTACAACGGATAATGTCGGGAAATCAGAGTTATGTATCCAATTAATCTATTTAATGTTGTTTGAACTAGAAAAAACATATAGGAAGTTAAGTTGATGGAGGCGTGGTTTGAGTGAGGAAGAATTAGCAGAATTAGTCGAGAACTTCTTTCAATTAGGTTATTTAGTTGGTAAAGTTAGTCAACGTGATATCATGTTTAAATATACGGTTCCCATTGATGTTGAACGGAAACTATCATTTTCTGTAACACATCCACAAACAGAAAACAAGCGTATTGGTGTCGTTAATCCTAGTGGTGTAGCTTATACTTATGAATTTAGAGATGGGATAGAAGATAGAATAACGGAAGTATTATATGATGGCTCTACCAGAGATCTCTTTAATTCCTTAGTTAAAGCCCTTTCTGACTAAGAAAAGGCTGAAAAGTTGTTAGAGACGAGAGAAAAAAGTCTTGCTAATTGGTTACTCGTATGATAGAATAGTTTGGTATGTGGTGCTAGCACATCGTAAACATATTCTACCTAGGAGGAGACTGATAAAATGGCAAAAGTATGTTATTTCACAGGTCGTAAGACTGTATCTGGTAATAACCGTTCACACGCTATGAATCAAACAAAACGTACAGTTAAACCAAATCTTCAAAAGGTTACTATTATGGTTAATGGTAAACCTAAAAAAGTTTGGGCTTCAGCTCGTGCGCTTAAGTCAGGTCAAGTTGAACGTGTATAGTTGAAATAAGCCTTAGGGCTTTTTTCATTTTCTTCCATTTCATCGTTGAATGTTGTTGTTATACCTAAATTTTTTTACATTAAGGCTAATATGTGATAAAATAAACTGATAAAAACTTTTTGAGGTAGTAAATATGACTGTAAAAATTAATACAAATGATGGTCTAATTGAACTATCTGACGACGTTATTGCAACTGTTGTTGGTGGTTCTGCAACGGAAATTTTTGGCGTTGTAGGTATGGCAAGTAAAAGTGCTATAAAAGACAATTTTCAATCGCTACTTCGCAAGGAAAACTATGCTAAAGGCGTAGTTGTGAAATCTACAGATTTGGGTATTTCTGTTGATGTCTACACTGTGATGAGTTATGGTGTAAAGATTAGTGAAGTTTCTAAGAATATCCAAGAACGCGTTAAATTTAATCTTGAAAGCCAACTTGGTTTAACAGCCGATATGGTTAACGTGTATGTGCAGAATATTAAGGTTGTAGGAGAAAACTAGTGTCAAATATTACAGCAAGCTTGTTCCAAGAAATGGTTCAAGCCGCGGCAACGCGTCTAGGCAAACAAGCAGAATATGTTAATTCTTTAAATGTCTTTCCTGTTCCAGATGGAGATACTGGGACAAATATGGGAATGACCATGGATAATGGAGCAAAGGAAGTTGCTAGCAAGCCCGCAGAAACTGTAGGTGAAGTTGGTCAAATCCTTTCCAAAGGTCTATTGATGGGAGCTCGTGGTAATTCTGGGGTCATCACATCGCAAATTTTCCGTGGTTTTGGTCAGAGTATTAAAGGCAAAGTTGAGTTGGATGGGCAAGATTTAGCACAAGCTTTTCAAGCAGGTGTTGAAGTAGCGTATAAGGCTGTGATGAAGCCAGTTGAAGGGACAATTTTAACCGTTTCACGGGGTGCTGCAAGCGCTGCTTTGAAAAAAGCTGAGTCTACTAATGATGCTATTGAAGTTATGAGCGCTGCTCTTAAAGGAGCTAAAAAAGCATTAGCAAAAACACCTGACCTACTACCAGTTTTAAAAGAAGTTGGTGTTGTTGACTCGGGTGGTCAAGGTTTGGTTTTCATATATGAAGGTTTCTTGTCTGCCTTAAATGGTGATTATATTGCTTCTGAAGACTTCAAAGCGACACCAGCAAATATGTCTGAGATGATTAATGCCGAGCACCATAAGGCAGTTGTTGGACATGTTGCCACAGAAGATATTACATATGGTTATTGTACTGAAATCATGGTTGCTTTACGTCAAGGGCCAACTTATGTTAAAGAATTCAATTATGAAGAGTTTCAAGGCTATTTAAGCAATCTTGGTGATTCTTTGATGGTCGTTAATGATGATGAGATTGTTAAGGTTCACGTCCATACCGAAGATCCTGGACTTGTGATGCAAGAAGGGTTAAAATATGGCTCTTTAATCAAAATTAAAGTCGACAATATGCGTAATCAACATGATGCTCAAGTTGAGAAAACAAATACAGTACGTCCGAAGGCTGAGATGAAAGAGTTTGGTTTGATTGCTGTTGTAGCGGGACAAGGTTTAGCAGACATCTTTACTGCACAAGGAGTTGATTACATTATTTCTGGTGGACAAACTATGAATCCGTCTACTGAAGATATTGTGAAAGCTATTGAAGCTGTTAATGCAAAACAAGTTATTCTTTTACCAAATAACAAGAATATCTTTATGGCTGCTCAATCTGCAGCAGATGTTGTTGACATTCCCGCAGTAGTCATTGAAAGCAAGACAGTTCCACAAGGATTAACGAGCTTATTAGCCTTTGACGCCTCTAAATCATTAGACGAGAATTTTTCAGCAATGTCAGCTAGCTTGAGTGATGTTACAAGCGGAAGCTTAACTTTAGCAGTCAGAGATACAACGATTGATGGCTTAGAGATTCATGAAAACGATTATCTAGGTATGGTTAATGGTAAGATTTTAGTATCTGATGCTAACCTTGAGTCAGCTATGAAGTTAACCTTTGACCAGATGGTCGAAGAAGATAGTGAGATTGTGACTATCTTTATTGGTGAAGAAGGTAATACAGCACTTGCTGAAGATTTGGCAGATTATTTAGAAGAGAAATATGAAGATATTGAAGTTGAAATCCACCAAGGAGACCAGCCAGTTTATCCTTATATAATGAGTGTTGAATAATTATCTAGTAAGGTCTATGACCTTACTTTTTTTATATTATAAGTTCTTATTACTTTTTTATTTGACAAAAATAAGAAAACCATTATAATTATATATTAACAATAAGTCAAGATGCAGCAGACACATTAAAAAGTGTCCATAGCTAGCTCTACTTAAGAAGGAGTATTTATGTTAGTGTTAGGTCCAGTCGTGTTTTTAATTATCTGTATTATTGTCATTATAGCTATTCTTGCGAGTGCTTTGTACGTTGTCAAACAACAGACAGTAGCTATTATTGAGCGTTTTGGGAAATACCAAACAACTTCACAAAGTGGTATTCACCTTAGAATGCCCTTTGGTATTGATAAGATTGCTGCACGTGTCCAGTTAAGATTATTACAAACAGAGATTGTAGTTGAAACCAAAACAAAAGATAATGTTTTCGTTACATTGAACATTGCTACTCAATACCGTGTTAATGAAAATAATGTTACTGATGCTTACTATAAATTGATGAGACCTGAAGCACAAATTAAATCATATATTGAAGATGCTTTGCGTTCATCTGTTCCTAAATTAACTCTCGATGAACTCTTTGAGAAAAAGGATGAAATTGCACTTGAGGTTCAACATCAAGTAGCAGAAGAAATGTCAACTTATGGTTATATTATTGTTAAAACTTTGATAACTAAAGTTGAACCTGATGCTGAAGTGAAACAATCAATGAATGAAATTAATGCTGCTCAACGTAAACGTGTTGCTGCACAAGAATTAGCAGAAGCTGATAAGATTAAGATTGTTACAGCAGCATCTGCAGAAGCTGAGAAAGATCGCTTGCACGGTGTAGGTATTGCACAACAACGAAAAGCAATTGTAGATGGTTTAGCAGAATCTATTCAAGAATTAAAAGAAGCAAATATTAGTTTAAATGAGGAACAAATTATGTCAATTTTATTGACAAATCAATACCTTGATACCCTAAATACATTTGCTTCTAGAGGCAATCAAACTTTATTTTTGCCTAATACCCCAAATGGAGTTGACGATATTCGCACACAAGTCTTATCAGCTCTGAAAGTTAAGTAATATTAAAAAACAACTAAGACGGAGGGATGTGTCTTAGTTGCTTTTTTGTCTGACTTTATTTTAGAGATCCCTGTTATTTTTTGCCAGATCTCTTGTACTCATGAATAATTTTCAAAGCACGTTTTTTTGTTTTAATATTAGGACTTTTTAGTCTGCGGTAAGCTGACGCCAAGTCAGTTTTTTCGGCCATAGTTACCTCCTATTGCAAGATTATTAACGTTAACAAGAATAGTATATCACAAAAAACTTAACCAGTAAAGTATATTTTAAAAATAGTAGTAACTTTGAATGAGTATGAATTGAAAATGCTACTGTAGACAAGTTGTTCAGTATTTACCGTAGATTTTCTCTAAACCTTAAGCGTTGATATCGACAATTAAAGTTGTTGTCCCCTATAGGGGTACCTTTTAAAAAAGTGGAGTTTTAGTTTAGTTGTTATTTTTTTAAAATTTCTTTAAGAGCTATAAGATGACTGTCACTTATTTTACTTTTCTATTATAGATTTATTTTATAAAAAAGACCTCAATTGTTAGCTTGGTATCTAACTTTTGAGATCTTTTTTTTATTTTAGGAAACGTTGTAAGAATTCTTTTGTACGATCTTGTTTAGGATTTTCAAAAATATCTTGAGGGGTTCCTTCTTCGGCGATGACGCCTTTATCCATAAAAATAACGCGATTTGAAACTTCTTGAGCAAAATCCATTTCATGGGTTACGATGATCATTGTAAGTCCTGATTTTGCAAGGTCTTGCATAGTTTTTAGAACTTCACCTACCATCTCAGGATCTAAGGCAGAAGTAGGCTCGTCAAATAGCATAGCTTCAGGATTTACTGAAAGAGCGCGAGCGATAGCGACACGTTGTTTTTGGCCACCAGACAGTTGTTTTGGTTTTGCCTTCCAGTATTGCTCGGTCATTCCGACTGAATTAAGGTTTTCTTTAGCTATCTTTTCTGCCTCTGAACGACTTCTTTTCAAGACAGTAGTTTGAGCAACAATAGCATTTTCAAGGACATTAAGATTTTCAAAAAGGTTAAAGGATTGGAAAACCATACCCAATTTTTCACGATAATGAGTCAAATTATAATCATCAGCGAGGACATTTTTTCCATGGAATAAGACTTGTCCGTCAGTAGGTTCTTCAAGGAGGTTTATAGACCGTAATAAGGTTGATTTGCCTGAGCCTGATGAGCCAATAATTGAGATAACTTCGCCTTTATTTACAGAGAGGGAAATATCTTTTAAAACTTGGTGGTTACCGTAAGATTTTTTTAAATGTTTGATTTCAATAATAGGATTAGACATTAGTAGACTCCTCCAGTGGCATTTCTCTTGCTACAGTTGTGTACGTATCATCATCCAATCGGCGTTCTACATAGCGAAGGATTCTTGTTACAGTGAAAGTTAAGATAAAGTAAATCAGTGCGATAACTGAGAAGGTTTGAAAATATTGATAATTTTGAGTAGCAACTGTGTTACCCGAGAAATAAAGCTCAACAACAGAAATAACGTTCAGTACAGATGTATCTTTAATGTTGATAACAAACTCATTACCTGTTGCAGGTAGAATGTTTCGAATAACCTGAGGTAAAACAATCTTTCGCATGGTTTGTCCGTGTGAAAATCCAAGGGCGGTTGCAGCTTCAAATTGTCCTTGATCAACAGCAAATATCCCACCACGAACAATTTCTGTCATATATGCACCAGTATTAATAGATACAATGAAAATGGCAGCTAGAGTCCGATCTATTGAAATCCCAAATGCCTGAGCAGTACCATAGTAAATAACCATGGATTGAACAATCATCGGTGTTCCTCGGAAAACCTCAATATAGATGTTTAAGAACCATCCAAAAAGTTTTTGGAATAAAGCAACCACTTTATTTTTTGATTTGGTTGCGGTTCTATATATGCCAATCAATAAACCAATAATCAAACCAACAACAGTACCGATCGTTGAGATGAGTAATGTAAGCCCTGTACCACGTAAAAATTGTTTCCAATTGGTTCTTAAAATAGTCCACATTTGGTGAAAGAAAGAAGGTTTAGTAGTATTGGATGATTTTTCTTCTTTAGGTTGCAATGTTACCATTTTGTCCATTAAACTTAGCCGGTCTTTAGGAGATAATCCAGTTAGGACTTGGTTAATCTGATTAATACGACTATCATCCTTACGCATACCTACTGCGATAGCAGCATCGGATGAATTGACAGTAAAGCCATTTTTGAGAGTTACCATTTTGAAAGAGCTATTAGCATTTTGGGCGGTCATAGCTTCAGGTCGTTCTGAAATATAACCATCAATGACGCCTGAGGATAAAGCTTGACGCATTTGTGAAAAGTCGCCCATAGGTGTTTGCGCTTTAACTCCTTTTATTTGAGGAATTAGGTTGACATGCCAAACGCCTTGTTGTGCAGTGATTTTAGCGCCCACAAAATCAGCTAGAGATTTTGCTTTGGCAAATTTGCTATCAGCTTTTACAACAATAACTGGTTCACTGGTATAGTAGCTATCAGAAAAAGTAATTTCTTTTTTACGTTCTTCTGTGGGACTCATTCCAGCAGCAATCATATCTATTTTTTTAGAAGTTAGTGCTGGGATTAGGCCAGTCCATGATGTTTTAACAACTAATAATTTCTTATCAAGTGATTTAGCGACTTTTTTAGCAATTTGGACATCATATCCGTTAGCGTATTGATTAGTGCCTTCAATAGGAACGGCACCATTCGCATCTGTATCCTGTGTCCAGTTGAAGGGAGCGTAAGCAGCTTCCATACCAAC contains:
- a CDS encoding ABC transporter substrate-binding protein/permease, translating into MKKLLLACFFALFFLFGGNNLAQADNYLRVGMEAAYAPFNWTQDTDANGAVPIEGTNQYANGYDVQIAKKVAKSLDKKLLVVKTSWTGLIPALTSKKIDMIAAGMSPTEERKKEITFSDSYYTSEPVIVVKADSKFAKAKSLADFVGAKITAQQGVWHVNLIPQIKGVKAQTPMGDFSQMRQALSSGVIDGYISERPEAMTAQNANSSFKMVTLKNGFTVNSSDAAIAVGMRKDDSRINQINQVLTGLSPKDRLSLMDKMVTLQPKEEKSSNTTKPSFFHQMWTILRTNWKQFLRGTGLTLLISTIGTVVGLIIGLLIGIYRTATKSKNKVVALFQKLFGWFLNIYIEVFRGTPMIVQSMVIYYGTAQAFGISIDRTLAAIFIVSINTGAYMTEIVRGGIFAVDQGQFEAATALGFSHGQTMRKIVLPQVIRNILPATGNEFVINIKDTSVLNVISVVELYFSGNTVATQNYQYFQTFSVIALIYFILTFTVTRILRYVERRLDDDTYTTVAREMPLEESTNV
- a CDS encoding LysR family transcriptional regulator, with product MDIRQLSYFLTIAKTQNYSHASKILFVSQPALKQSVSKIEEEFNTPLFVYKNHRLNLTDTGRILVERGEPIVKAFNELIFDLQNANEPKRQEIRVGVTFLTMLQYMDQISRFIRKNPNIDLRIIQEGSMKLQELLVQEKIDIGILSFPQIEHDIIIDPVAVNHSSYSASLVVPKEHPLANKEKITFKDLKGYNIASLSDHFALGEFTKKRCREFGFSNQVILTHDDFEILLHSLDKLDAITILPRELEDLSPVENLIWIPIHDVNSLYKQGLAYRKNMSTNTDVISKFIDAIKH
- the rpmB gene encoding 50S ribosomal protein L28 — its product is MAKVCYFTGRKTVSGNNRSHAMNQTKRTVKPNLQKVTIMVNGKPKKVWASARALKSGQVERV
- a CDS encoding phosphate acyltransferase — encoded protein: MSLLIDKLFEARPEIKNVDKPINLVAIKAADDEVLACIERAVREKRVFAYLIDDQVTLEEKLKGFTIPKDAYEIVAVGDDQEAAFKGVELVRKGKGDAILKGHISTGKVLKEVVNKETGIRKADTLSHVAVLSMPTLNRLIAITDGGLVLQPEKDTAKTVIENAVEVMASLKLSHHLKVALLSAAENLIPKLPSSVLESELAKDYSSKTDITVEGPLSIDLSLSPESVKEKNYTGKIQGDADILFAPDIVTGNIMSKSLTLFGGSEMAGLIIGAKVPVIITSRSSSFEEKYASLLLSQIMMTKDRE
- a CDS encoding serine hydrolase domain-containing protein; the protein is MNTKNLKHLFQNFVVRHKLPRAIISLQKGNGEDIAQFQHGEITKDSLFLLASVTKLWITTLVLQLIDSKKLDYDNIVTDFIPKEKLINLHHILGNDQTEFITIKDLLFQRSGLANIFYEEPISLRKRIANEDFSYDLEDMITWVGELEAHFVPGSQQAYYTDINFMLLGVIIESIYKLSLDDCVDRYIMEPLGLKHSYIVSSEYGKIPPLFTGKEYIERPKIVASGQGAGGGISTTADLMVFIRAFIEGKLFSKKHWQDIQDYFPLQGDYAPVEYGGGHMKISMGQFNKENRLSFIGHSGISGAFAFYCPQLDIYLTGTTDNVGKSELCIQLIYLMLFELEKTYRKLS
- a CDS encoding DAK2 domain-containing protein; its protein translation is MSNITASLFQEMVQAAATRLGKQAEYVNSLNVFPVPDGDTGTNMGMTMDNGAKEVASKPAETVGEVGQILSKGLLMGARGNSGVITSQIFRGFGQSIKGKVELDGQDLAQAFQAGVEVAYKAVMKPVEGTILTVSRGAASAALKKAESTNDAIEVMSAALKGAKKALAKTPDLLPVLKEVGVVDSGGQGLVFIYEGFLSALNGDYIASEDFKATPANMSEMINAEHHKAVVGHVATEDITYGYCTEIMVALRQGPTYVKEFNYEEFQGYLSNLGDSLMVVNDDEIVKVHVHTEDPGLVMQEGLKYGSLIKIKVDNMRNQHDAQVEKTNTVRPKAEMKEFGLIAVVAGQGLADIFTAQGVDYIISGGQTMNPSTEDIVKAIEAVNAKQVILLPNNKNIFMAAQSAADVVDIPAVVIESKTVPQGLTSLLAFDASKSLDENFSAMSASLSDVTSGSLTLAVRDTTIDGLEIHENDYLGMVNGKILVSDANLESAMKLTFDQMVEEDSEIVTIFIGEEGNTALAEDLADYLEEKYEDIEVEIHQGDQPVYPYIMSVE
- a CDS encoding Asp23/Gls24 family envelope stress response protein, producing MTVKINTNDGLIELSDDVIATVVGGSATEIFGVVGMASKSAIKDNFQSLLRKENYAKGVVVKSTDLGISVDVYTVMSYGVKISEVSKNIQERVKFNLESQLGLTADMVNVYVQNIKVVGEN
- the buk gene encoding butyrate kinase, giving the protein MIKIIAINPGATSTKVAMYEDKELIWKEEITYTSQELEVFKKVFDQFELRLKDIEALLDKHDVIKIDVAVGRGGLIGPVKPGAILVNDELINHLEYHPVLEHPSNMGAKLAKALMEKYGENKPAYIYDPVTVDSMRDVSRITGLKGVERTSTGHHLNMRAVARKVAEDLGKSYDELNLVIAHVGGGASASGHEHGQIVDFISDDEIMFSAERSGGIPIKEMVEVIKKIGLDQFTYLVRKKAGLQSLCNTADLREVEKRIEEGDKEASLVFDALALGIAKTLAALAVSVSGSIDMVCITGGMAYSEALCQKVAEKTAFIGPFKAYPGEFELEALAFGGLRVVNKEEDYHVLEFTAES
- a CDS encoding amino acid ABC transporter ATP-binding protein; this encodes MSNPIIEIKHLKKSYGNHQVLKDISLSVNKGEVISIIGSSGSGKSTLLRSINLLEEPTDGQVLFHGKNVLADDYNLTHYREKLGMVFQSFNLFENLNVLENAIVAQTTVLKRSRSEAEKIAKENLNSVGMTEQYWKAKPKQLSGGQKQRVAIARALSVNPEAMLFDEPTSALDPEMVGEVLKTMQDLAKSGLTMIIVTHEMDFAQEVSNRVIFMDKGVIAEEGTPQDIFENPKQDRTKEFLQRFLK
- a CDS encoding putative metal homeostasis protein — encoded protein: MAEKTDLASAYRRLKSPNIKTKKRALKIIHEYKRSGKK
- a CDS encoding SPFH domain-containing protein, whose protein sequence is MLVLGPVVFLIICIIVIIAILASALYVVKQQTVAIIERFGKYQTTSQSGIHLRMPFGIDKIAARVQLRLLQTEIVVETKTKDNVFVTLNIATQYRVNENNVTDAYYKLMRPEAQIKSYIEDALRSSVPKLTLDELFEKKDEIALEVQHQVAEEMSTYGYIIVKTLITKVEPDAEVKQSMNEINAAQRKRVAAQELAEADKIKIVTAASAEAEKDRLHGVGIAQQRKAIVDGLAESIQELKEANISLNEEQIMSILLTNQYLDTLNTFASRGNQTLFLPNTPNGVDDIRTQVLSALKVK